The genomic segment TACGATAAACGATCTACATTACACCGTCGGAACCGGGTATGGACGCGTTAACGTACCTTTCGCGAAGAAAACCATAACCGAGATAGCTTGCCACGCTAGAGGAGCACACTACATATATGGACCAACGGTTAGAACGGTCTTAGATATAGGCGGGCAGGACTGCAAAGCCATAAGGTGCGACGAGAAGGGTAAAGTAGTATCCTTCCTAATGAACGATAAATGCGCAGCTGGTACCGGAAGAGGGTTAGAGGTGTTCGCCGACCTCATAGCCGTTCCCATACAGGACTTAGGCACTACCTCGCTACAAGTGGATCAGGAGCCACCGCCAGTAAGTAATACTTGCGTCGTATTCGCTAAGGCCGAGTCGCTCGCCTTATTAAGGCAGGGATGGCCGAAGGAAAAGGTAGCAGCAGCCTACCACTTAGCCATGGTGGATCGTATCGTCGACCTACTTAACCGCGTAGGGATCGAGAAGGACTTCGTAGTAACCGGAGGCGTATCAAAGAACCCGGGCATAGTTAAAAGGCTTGAAAAGGCGTTAGGGTTAAAACCATTAACGCCTAAACTGGATCCAATACTTGCAGGAGCTATAGGAGCGGGGCTATTCGCTAAGGCCCTCTACGAGAAGGAGAAGGGCTTAAGGTAGCTTAAAAAGCTAAACCTCCACTTTTTTGTTTTAAGCCTTCCACCTAAGAAGTGATTAGGCTTATTATAGCTCCGTAAGGAGCGTCAAGCTTACCACCCCTCATCCTATAAGTGAAAACCGGGAAACCTAATCCTTTAAAGTGTTCTACGTACTTCTCATCAACCAGGAGTATAAGCCTCTTAAACCCAGCTTTTCTAAGCTCTTCAAGCTTAACCCTCTTCTTAACCGTGTACTCAGGCCTCCAAAAACCTATTAACTCGACATACCATTTAACGCCGTCAGGCCTCGTAAAGGCGTAGTCAGGGATTAGCAACGTGCTTCCAACGATTAAAGGTTCAGGCTCCCTCTCAACCCTATACTTATCCACGCAGCTCATCACTAGGTAGAATCTACGTTCAACCTCACTATCAAATATAGGTTCTACGGCTTCCTCCTGCCTAACATCCATAAGTAGGCTCGGCACATCTTCAGATGTTAAAACGCAGGGTAAATCACGCCTCTTTAAACGTACTAATATCTTCACCCTCCACCTTTTACAGGCCCTTAAAACAGTTAAGATCCTATCGAATAGAGCCGAAAGCCTCCAAGCGAACCGCGTAACCCTACCGAAGAGCTCTACGGGGCCGTATACGTCTACCGTTACCTCTCCGCCTTCAAGCCTAGCGTCATAAATTAGCCCAAGCCTTTTAACCTCTCTAACCAACGCTTTAACGAAGGCCCCCTTAGGCATAGTTAAGCTACCAGTACTAGTAAAGCTAATCATCCTTGAATTGGAGAGTAACGTATCCAATAATTCAAAGTTGTATAGCTTAACTACGCGGTCAACATCCACCCGCTCCATAGCTCTAGCCAGTAGGTAACCCCTCGGATCATCACTCCAAAGGAACTCTTCAAGCTCCACGGGATCCTTAAACCCGTGCTCCAACGCAAACCGTTTAAGTACGGATATCCTATCCTTAGCGAAACCATCTAGCTCGGAGTTAACAAGCTTAAACAGCTTAAGCCTAAGTTCGGAGGGGTTACATTTAAACCGTTGAAGGCTTACGGGTGGCTTCCAGCTGTAAACGTGCTCTAAGGCGTACCTTAAACCATCCGCCAACCTATCATCGCCGACCTCATACCTAAACTCGTCCCAGTCGATCTTACATTTCTCCACGCCTAAATGCGCCTCGTAGAAAGCTATAGCCCTCTCCACCGCTGATACATACTCCGGGTTATCGGTGTTCAGCCATAGAGGAACCATTAAGCCGCGTCTAACCCTAAACCTTAAAAGCCGCCGTGGTAGCATTGACCTACATCCCGATCAACATACCTTTAAGCTACGTAATCCACTCTTTAAACTTCCTCCTTCGAAGGCTTAACTGCTGATCCATAGTACCCCTAGTTACGAGTTCAATCATTAAAGCCGGCTCGTTCTTAGGCCTAAGAAGCCTACCTATCCTCTGAAGGTATTCACGGTTACTACCGGAGCCGCTAATAATAATACCTACCTGCGCGTCAGGTACGTCCACGCCTTCCTCCAACGTCATCCCGGAGGCCAGCTTAGTAACTTCACCCCTCCTAAACATTTCGAGGATAGCCTTCCTCTCATCATTATTCGTTTCAGCTACGATTAACGGTATTAAGTAGCGCCTACTTACCTCCCTAACGACGTCTACGTAGCGGCTAAAGATTAAAACCTTCTTCCCCCTATACTTAGAGAGTAATTCGCCTACAAGTTCAACCTTCTTATCGGCGTTTAAAGCCAACCTCCTAGCTCGGCTCCTAGCCCTTAAAGCGACCCTAGCCTGAGGATCCTTAGCGGCGTACTTTAAACATAGCTTAAACCTCCTCCTAGGGTCACGTACCTCGGGTATAACCCTATCGCAGTAATCGTTATAGGCTTTAACGTAACGCCGGTACTCCTCCATCTCCTCAGGGTCCAAATCGACGTAGACTCTTTTAACCCTACAGCTGGCTATATAGCCTTGACGCCGAAGCTCATCCTCAGATACCAACTGGATGAGGGGGCCTAGAACCCCGTCGTAGTACTTATGGAGGCCGTCACTCCTCAACGGCGTCCCCGTTAAACCCATCCTATACTTAGCTACGTTAAGCTCAAACCCCCTCCTAAACCCTTCAGCGACGGCGTGATGGGCTTCATCGGCTACGAGCAGCATGAAACGCCCGCCGATCTCCTCAGCGTTTAAGTAGGCGGATTCATAGGTGATAATGGTAACCTCCCTAACCTCCTTAAAGCCGCCTCCATAAACCCCCACCTTATCTACGGGTGCGTTAAGGTACCTGTAGATATTCCTCCTCCATTGATGTAGTAGCTCGATCGACGGAACAACTATTAACGTTCTAACCTTTAAATCTGCTATAGCTTGAAGGGCTAAAAACGTCTTACCAGCAGCAGTCGGTAGGGCGATTACACCGCGAAAACCGTTAAGCCTCCAAGCCTCATAACACTTAGCCTGATAGCCTCTAAGCTTAAAGCTTGCTTCAGGCTTAAAGGATAATCGCATCTCCAAGTCGAAGTCCACGTTAAACCTACACTTACCCCTTAAAGATTCGAGAAGACTCCAAAGCATACATGGCTTAACCCTATACGTACGCGTCTTAGGCTCAAAGATGGCGTAACTAGGCAGTAATCCTTCAGCGCTCGGCGTAACCGTTAATACTAAGTCGCTACCTTTAAGCGAAACGTTAACAATACTACTAGACCTAATATTCTCGATTTCACGTAACACTTCATCCGATAATTGTACGCCATACCTCCTAAGCCTACCTAAATCGTCGGGGTTAAGGGAAGCACACTTAGCTAAGTTCAACCGGTAGACGCTAACCCCTTCACTACGCCCTAGGTAGTCGGCGAAGCGTAATACTTCGTTAAACGAGGCTTCATCAAGCTTAGGCAAGCTAAAGAAAGGATCTGAAAGCCTAACTAGCTTAAACGTTGAAGACATTCCGGCGGCAACCATTAAACGCTGCTTCAACCCGGCTTTTAAGCGTCACGCTAAGGCGTAGTACAAACAAGGCTGAACACTAACCCTCCGAAGATTAACTTGTTTAAGGTTATTGGGCTTTTAATAGTTACGGACACATTAACCATTAAGGGTTTGTCCCGGAGTAAGCGTGGACGGGTAAGAAGGGGTCAAAGCTTATAGAAGTCCTACCTTCAAGGCAGGCCCTCATAGGCTTATCCATTGCCTCGCCCTAGAGGTCTGCCCTGAAAAAGGGTTCATTTAGCATTCAAGGCCTGCCCAGCCCACCCATTCCGCTCTTATACGGCCTTAAAGATCGCTATGAGGATTTTAGTTGCGAGCCTATTCTTCGCTGACGCGCTTAGACGTCGTTTGCCCCGTGCTTTAAGTCCAGCCTTAATTTCTGTGTAAAGGGCCTTCCACGCTTCAATATCCCTCATTATCGCTGTACCGCCAAAGTTGTATGCCACACCATGTAGCCTTCTATCATATTGCCCATGCCGACACGCACCCGTACACTTATGCATAACGAGTCGGAGCACAACGACATAACATGCTATAATACGTCCGTATTACGGACTATAACACGCCAATACTTCACGCTTAACGTCAAACTACGAACTTAAACCGCTTAAAGAATTAAGCCACAAAGCTTATAGAAAGCTTATAACGAGGGTTTAAAATTTGGGTTTTTAATGTTTCATGCTGGGATTCGTCTTGAAGGCTATGTACGGCTATAAGGATGGTTCAGGGGACTACTTCATCGTGATCGATACCGATAGGTGTAATGGCTGCGGTGATTGCGTTAAAGCCTGCCCCTATAACGTTTTAGAGCTCATACCTAACGAGTACGATATAGAGGGCGGCGTAATGGCCGCGGTTAGGGAGGAGCATCGAAAGAAGATTAAGTATAGTTGCGCCCCCTGTAAGCCCGTAAGCGGTGAACGTAGGCTTCCATGCCTAGTAGCCTGTAAGCTTAACGCGATTGAACACTCCTGGTAGTAACTAGCTACCTTTAAGCGTTAAAGCCTACGTCCTAGGTGGATCTAGGAAAGTGAGGGGCTCCTCCTCGAGGTGAGGCGGTTTGGAGATGGTTACGCTAACCATTAACGGTAGGACGGTCGAAGTCCCGGTCGGCTCCACGATACTTGAAGCCGCTAGGAGGCTTGAAATATACGTACCGACGCTCTGCTACCATCCAGATCTACCTAGATCTCGTTCAACCACCTCAATCGACGCTGTCTACAGGGGAACCCTACGTATCGAGGGGGATGGGGTAGGTAGGCAGTTTGAAGGTTGCAACATATGCCTCGTCGAAGTCGAAGGCCGAGACGAACTCGTTCCAGCTTGCGATACGCAGGCCACCAACGGTATGATCGTTAAAACCGATACGGAAAGAGTTCTAGAGGCTAGAAAGGAGCGGTTAATGCGTATATTAGCTGATC from the Candidatus Nezhaarchaeales archaeon genome contains:
- a CDS encoding acyl-CoA dehydratase activase: MSQEYWRWPEYRYTMPGLDPKRAKVITAGVDIGSVGSKAVIMLDGNLYAYAVMRTGGESAATALKVTNWALEGTGLTINDLHYTVGTGYGRVNVPFAKKTITEIACHARGAHYIYGPTVRTVLDIGGQDCKAIRCDEKGKVVSFLMNDKCAAGTGRGLEVFADLIAVPIQDLGTTSLQVDQEPPPVSNTCVVFAKAESLALLRQGWPKEKVAAAYHLAMVDRIVDLLNRVGIEKDFVVTGGVSKNPGIVKRLEKALGLKPLTPKLDPILAGAIGAGLFAKALYEKEKGLR
- a CDS encoding DUF790 family protein, translated to MLPRRLLRFRVRRGLMVPLWLNTDNPEYVSAVERAIAFYEAHLGVEKCKIDWDEFRYEVGDDRLADGLRYALEHVYSWKPPVSLQRFKCNPSELRLKLFKLVNSELDGFAKDRISVLKRFALEHGFKDPVELEEFLWSDDPRGYLLARAMERVDVDRVVKLYNFELLDTLLSNSRMISFTSTGSLTMPKGAFVKALVREVKRLGLIYDARLEGGEVTVDVYGPVELFGRVTRFAWRLSALFDRILTVLRACKRWRVKILVRLKRRDLPCVLTSEDVPSLLMDVRQEEAVEPIFDSEVERRFYLVMSCVDKYRVEREPEPLIVGSTLLIPDYAFTRPDGVKWYVELIGFWRPEYTVKKRVKLEELRKAGFKRLILLVDEKYVEHFKGLGFPVFTYRMRGGKLDAPYGAIISLITS
- a CDS encoding DEAD/DEAH box helicase, producing the protein MKQRLMVAAGMSSTFKLVRLSDPFFSLPKLDEASFNEVLRFADYLGRSEGVSVYRLNLAKCASLNPDDLGRLRRYGVQLSDEVLREIENIRSSSIVNVSLKGSDLVLTVTPSAEGLLPSYAIFEPKTRTYRVKPCMLWSLLESLRGKCRFNVDFDLEMRLSFKPEASFKLRGYQAKCYEAWRLNGFRGVIALPTAAGKTFLALQAIADLKVRTLIVVPSIELLHQWRRNIYRYLNAPVDKVGVYGGGFKEVREVTIITYESAYLNAEEIGGRFMLLVADEAHHAVAEGFRRGFELNVAKYRMGLTGTPLRSDGLHKYYDGVLGPLIQLVSEDELRRQGYIASCRVKRVYVDLDPEEMEEYRRYVKAYNDYCDRVIPEVRDPRRRFKLCLKYAAKDPQARVALRARSRARRLALNADKKVELVGELLSKYRGKKVLIFSRYVDVVREVSRRYLIPLIVAETNNDERKAILEMFRRGEVTKLASGMTLEEGVDVPDAQVGIIISGSGSNREYLQRIGRLLRPKNEPALMIELVTRGTMDQQLSLRRRKFKEWIT
- a CDS encoding 4Fe-4S binding protein codes for the protein MYGYKDGSGDYFIVIDTDRCNGCGDCVKACPYNVLELIPNEYDIEGGVMAAVREEHRKKIKYSCAPCKPVSGERRLPCLVACKLNAIEHSW